The Bos taurus isolate L1 Dominette 01449 registration number 42190680 breed Hereford chromosome 13, ARS-UCD2.0, whole genome shotgun sequence genome contains a region encoding:
- the TKDP4 gene encoding trophoblast Kunitz domain protein 4 isoform X1, with translation MGPEIESGWDWTPEHTISQDIRSSVRPQHPQEPSCKATKMNRLCLSAALLFLLVILVDSTPVYEHHTQDQGLETSHGRRLEKRSVTDLISAFMDAMVIVAELLKGVGFDELKGLPQTMSQMMISGRQLENHAVEVFPTQTLREENKADSKPAFCLEPKVTGHSKSSWPRYFYNAETGHCEQFTYGGLGGNKNNFITEEECMKTCGQGAGSLREHAKSGPQKP, from the exons ATGGGACCTGAGATAGAGTCTGGATGGGACTGGACTCCAGAACACACCATCAG CCAGGATATTAGAAGCTCAGTCCGTCCCCAGCATCCTCAGGAGCCCTCCTGCAAGGCCACCAAGATGAACCGGCTCTGCCTCTCTGcagcccttctcttcctcctggtTATCCTGGTGGACAGCACTCCGGTGTATGAACACCATACCCAGGACCAAG GTCTGGAGACAAGCCATGGAAGGAGACTTGAGAAGCGTTCAGTAACAGATCTGATTTCAGCTTTCATGGATGCTATGGTTATAG ttGCCGAGCTTCTTAAAGGAGTGGGATTCGATGAATTAAAAGGATTGCCTCAAACAATGA GTCAGATGATGATTTCTGGAAGGCAACTGGAGAACCATGCAGTAGAGGTGTTCCCAACACAAACGCTCAGAGAAGAGAATAAAG CAGATTCTAAGCCTGCCTTCTGCCTGGAGCCTAAAGTAACAGGTCACAGCAAGTCCTCATGGCCCAGGTACTTCTACAATGCCGAAACCGGTCACTGTGAGCAGTTTACATATGGCGGCCTCGGAGGGAACAAAAACAACTTCATAACAGAAGAGGAGTGCATGAAGACCTGCGGTCAAGGGGCTGGTTCCCTGCG ggaacATGCAAAAAGTGGTCCCCAGAAACCCTGA
- the TKDP4 gene encoding trophoblast Kunitz domain protein 4 precursor (The RefSeq protein has 1 substitution compared to this genomic sequence), which produces MNRLCLSAALLLLLVILVDSTPVYEHHTQDQGLETSHGRRLEKRSVTDLISAFMDAMVIVAELLKGVGFDELKGLPQTMSQMMISGRQLENHAVEVFPTQTLREENKADSKPAFCLEPKVTGHSKSSWPRYFYNAETGHCEQFTYGGLGGNKNNFITEEECMKTCGQGAGSLREHAKSGPQKP; this is translated from the exons ATGAACCGGCTCTGCCTCTCTGcagcccttctcttcctcctggtTATCCTGGTGGACAGCACTCCGGTGTATGAACACCATACCCAGGACCAAG GTCTGGAGACAAGCCATGGAAGGAGACTTGAGAAGCGTTCAGTAACAGATCTGATTTCAGCTTTCATGGATGCTATGGTTATAG ttGCCGAGCTTCTTAAAGGAGTGGGATTCGATGAATTAAAAGGATTGCCTCAAACAATGA GTCAGATGATGATTTCTGGAAGGCAACTGGAGAACCATGCAGTAGAGGTGTTCCCAACACAAACGCTCAGAGAAGAGAATAAAG CAGATTCTAAGCCTGCCTTCTGCCTGGAGCCTAAAGTAACAGGTCACAGCAAGTCCTCATGGCCCAGGTACTTCTACAATGCCGAAACCGGTCACTGTGAGCAGTTTACATATGGCGGCCTCGGAGGGAACAAAAACAACTTCATAACAGAAGAGGAGTGCATGAAGACCTGCGGTCAAGGGGCTGGTTCCCTGCG ggaacATGCAAAAAGTGGTCCCCAGAAACCCTGA